In Pleuronectes platessa chromosome 4, fPlePla1.1, whole genome shotgun sequence, the following proteins share a genomic window:
- the sdhaf1 gene encoding succinate dehydrogenase assembly factor 1, mitochondrial, with translation MARHSKLQKQILALYRHFLRAGQDKPGFIPRIQDEFRVNARIKKTDVMHIEYLYRRGQRQLEQLKDVNTKQLGSFSKPHDQS, from the coding sequence ATGGCACGTCACAGTAAACTGCAGAAGCAGATCCTGGCTCTGTACCGTCACTTCCTGCGGGCCGGGCAGGACAAACCGGGCTTCATCCCCCGGATCCAAGACGAGTTCAGGGTGAACGCTCGCATCAAGAAGACGGATGTGATGCACATCGAGTATCTGTACCGGCGAGGACAGAGGCAGCTGGAGCAGCTGAAGGACGTCAACACCAAACAGCTAGGCTCCTTCTCCAAACCCCACGACCAGAGCTGA